The genomic segment gaAGATGGAATCATCCAGTGGGTGTGTGGACGACGGCGGTTATCAGGGCGTGGTTGTTTTGAGGAGCGAGCGTCCTACTCTGTCTAGATGTGTTGGGTCTTTATTTACATGGGGATGTGTAGGTACATGGGGATGTGTAGCAGAGATGTGAGCGGCGTGATGCGTCATGTGATGAGATATGTGAGGCCAGGATGGAggatgtgtacgtgtacgtgatTGGTTCATGAACTCATATCTGTAATCAAATTTAAAAAAGAGATACCAATAAAAAAGTCAACTAATGTTAGTTTGTACAGAGGGATCAAAAAATGTATTGTTCTGAATGTGGAaagtctgtgtgtatgcctttTGAGTCTTGTACATTTTCTTCTGTTTTACTGTAaatacaaagaaagaaaaatcatGTTACCTACTTTGAAAACTCATCAGCACTGTTGTAAAGAAACAAGTGTCCCACGTTAAAactctatagatatatataagtAGTGTGAGGCAAGGAGAGATCATAACTCAACCGTGCAGCAAAGGTAATAAAAGTTATCTTGTTTTTTACATggattgtgtatgtgtaagcGTTTTTGTCACACAACAAATACAGCATTCATTTTTCATACCACACATTTCTTTGCGTATTCATTTTTTGCCTTCTCACCATACTCAGTGGTGGTGCACTGATATTTCTCTGCAGAATCCAGCAGAAGCAGTTGTAACTGCTCACGCTAGTGAGAAGTGATAGCTTGCATCATGTTTGGATGCTGCAATCGTGTGTAGCTTCTATAAATACAACTGAATGGAGATCATGAATTGTAGTACCTGAAAGACAAGTCAGGAGTTTCTTCAACCAGATAAATCTTCCTAGCTGTGAATGTATTGAAAAGGCGGCATTTTTCTAAGCCTCTATTTTTCTACAAGAACAATAATATTCAATAGTGTGTCTTATTTCATTTGTGTAGAACTGTTGGTCTATGTATACATTTTGCCAATCTCTTTCCTACCCAACTAAAGGCTTACCTTGGTCTATCAATTATATTGCTGTTGAATTTTTCTGTAGAGCATTTGATTTCAGAATTACTTATCATAAATTATTGTAGGCTACTTCCTCCCCCAGTCAAACTATAGGTCCAGTGAGTTAAGAAAGTTAAGATGGCCTAACCCACGTTTAACCGTCTTCAGAACCACAGCTATGTGACCCTATATTGCACACTTGACGCTTTAATGAAAAGATGTGTAAGAAGTGATAAACTATTTGATTAGTTGATGATGCAGCGTTTAAGGAGCAACATCCCGTTGCCAGTCTCCTAATTCGGCAACGACTAATTCGGCCACATCCCTAACCTGGCAACGCCCCAATCGAGGCCACACCCCCAGCCACGAACAACTTCTACCAGTTCAATTCAGGACGTCATAAAGTTTGGGTATAAAGGAGAGTGGGCGTTGTGTTTTGGTATTTTCCAATTGTTGAGACATTTTAAAATGGTGCTGCAATCGAAATCGGGAGTGAAAGATGCTTCTCGTCTGAAAGCTGGCCATCCTCCTGCAGGTATGTTGGTGTTTTAAACCAAAAACCTACTTTTCATCTAGATGCTTTTAGGACGCGGTTCAGAATGTTTGCAAAGAACTGTCGAACTTCGTCGAATTAGTCCTGCAAACAACGTGTTACACATGCGTATATGTATCCAACGTGCTTATATTGTACGCTACTCTCTATGCAACATAGAGTGATGCTAAACTGCAACGGGCTAACTTGCACTTTATCAGTACGATGCTTAAAAATAAACCGTATCCTATTCCCCGTCTCCCTTCGTACCACAATAACATGTAACTTGTATATTTCTGAGAAACGTGTATTGGTATAGGAAACTTGTCTGTTTATATATCGTCCTATATTCTGGAAGTTGAGGTTGAAAGGTCCCATCATTGCGGTGCAGCATCAGGTGGTGGCTCGACGAGGAGACACGATGTTCTTTCTGAACTCATGATCAAAGTACGTGCCGTCTAGTATAAAAACATCAGCTTGCTTCCCCTTTCCACTCTAGTTTTGGGGAGTTTTCCCCTGACTAGTATGAAGACATGTGGTTGTGGGTCTGCTGGGTGTAGGCCTGGAGGTTTATGATGAAGGCTGTAGTGGTGGATGCGATTCAAAAAGGCTATAGTAAAGGTTTGTGATAAAAGATGTCTTTATGGTCCACAGTGATGGCTGGGGGGAAGCGAGTGGCCAAGAAGGCCTTTGAAGACGGTCATGGGATTTCTGAAAGGGAGACTAAGAGGACGGATAAACCAAGGTATTTATGTTTTGCGTGTTCTTTTTTTAGTTCCTGCTCACAGAAAGTGCTGAGAAATAAATTGTTTGGTACAGAATGTGAATAGtggaagcttttttttattggggCTATTCCGTCAAGATCAGGTAGAACTTTTTATGTCCCTGCCTTAACAGACACTGTTGCCGTTGTAGGTCCCTCGCCCTCTACAGCAGAACCCACCAAGTCAGCATTCTGCTGGCCGGGACCCTTGGCAAGGTAGGACCTGGTCAGCACACAACCAAGACGTATGATAAATGAACACCATTACTATATATCTTCAAGAGTGGTGACAGGGTAAGACTTTGAAAGTCAACCACCACAATaatgtctcctccctcccattGCTGTTGTGCCGTTGAGAGTTGTTTTGTTCAGggacctgtgattgacaggccagATGCAATGAGCAGGGTGTGGTCTAAAATCTAacggctgtttttttttcttc from the Gadus macrocephalus chromosome 20, ASM3116895v1 genome contains:
- the LOC132448683 gene encoding death-associated protein-like 1 homolog, with the translated sequence MVLQSKSGVKDASRLKAGHPPAVMAGGKRVAKKAFEDGHGISERETKRTDKPRSLALYSRTHQVSILLAGTLGKMGHEFPETQVSVRHAKVRPAAEKTHALRSFGIQQPRKCCSSNSRGFF